A genomic region of Vitis vinifera cultivar Pinot Noir 40024 chromosome 7, ASM3070453v1 contains the following coding sequences:
- the LOC100258835 gene encoding uncharacterized protein LOC100258835, whose translation MAKRPEPDDDDFSEIYKEYTGPPRSTTSNVQDKAKTSKRSHASSDEEEEPRDPNAVPTDFTSREAKVWEAKSKATERNWKKRKEEEMICKICGESGHFTQGCPSTLGANRKSQDFFERVPAREKHVKALFTEKVIHKIEKDIGCKIKMEEKFIIVSGKDRLILAKGIDAVHKVIKEEGNKKASSTSHMNRSRSPERSPVGPRFGRSESQKSHPSPQNIAQFQQRFGRQERVVEDRIRDDMQKLSRGSPQAYGNDGARGRSSHSKSPAQPPYTGSSYNSYDGHNQSVGVYRNDGWDTERRGSDMQSGRKFEYPAAPQTLEELELEYKREAMDLGRIRDKEEDEENYKHREAVREMRENYMKKLAILRGTHAKQWEEFLQLDAERQHQRARQQMSSSGFGGYKQASYSDYDGSSANPHYAGANIPMDSRGRYPNPVENYPPSRPHDTYSEFQRQRREDFGKAYHRY comes from the exons ATGGCGAAAAGACCAGAACCAGACGATGATGATTTTAGCGAAATTTATAAGGAATATACTGGTCCTCCTCGATCTACCACCAGCAATGTACAAGATAAAGCGAAAACAAGCAAAAGGTCTCATGCAAGTTCTGATGAGGAAGAGGAACCTCGTGACCCCAATGCTGTCCCAACAGATTTCACCAGTAGGGAAGCTAAGGTTTGGGAGGCTAAGTCTAAAGCTACAGAGAGGAActggaagaaaagaaaggaagaagaaatgatCTGCAAAATATGTGGCGAATCAGGCCACTTTACTCAG GGATGCCCATCTACTCTTGGAGCAAACCGCAAGTCTCAAGATTTCTTTGAAAGGGTTCCTGCAAGAGAAAAGCATGTGAAGGCGCTTTTCACAGAGAAAGTGATACACAAGATTGAAAAGGACATTGGctgtaaaattaaaatggagGAGAAATTTATAATTGTTAGTGGCAAGGATAGGCTAATTTTGGCAAAAGGCATCGATGCAGTGCACAAAGTGATTAAGGAGGAGGGTAATAAAAAGGCTTCGTCTACTTCTCACATGAATAGGTCTAGGTCACCTGAGCGGAGCCCTGTTGGCCCTCGGTTTGGACGCTCTGAATCCCAAAAATCTCATCCTAGTCCACAAAATATAGCACAGTTCCAACAGAGATTTGGCAGGCAAGAGAGAGTTGTGGAAGACCGTATTCGTGACGATATGCAGAAACTGTCAAGAGGTTCCCCACAAG CTTATGGTAATGATGGAGCTAGAGGTCGTTCAAGCCATTCAAAATCTCCAGCTCAGCCCCCTTACACGGGCAGTTCATATAATTCATATGATGGACATAATCAGAGTGTGGGGGTCTACAGAAATGATGGGTGGGATACTGAGAGACGAGGATCTGATATGCAATCTGGCCGTAAGTTTGAATACCCTGCCGCCCCACAGACATTAGAGGAGTTAGAGTTGGAATATAAGAGGGAGGCAATGGATCTTGGAAGAATTCGTgataaagaagaagatgaagaaaattataagcATCGTGAG GCTGTTAGGGAAATGAGAGAGAATTACATGAAGAAACTAGCTATCTTAAGGGGCACGCATGCAAAGCAATGGGAGGAATTTCTTCAACTTGATGCTGAAAGGCAACACCAACGGGCACGTCAACAGATGTCCAGTTCAGGTTTTGGTGGCTATAAGCAGGCCAGTTATTCTGATTATGATGGTTCCTCTGCCAATCCTCATTATGCTGGAGCCAATATACCTATGGATTCAAGGGGCAGGTACCCGAACCCTGTGGAAAACTATCCTCCTTCAAGGCCTCATGATACTTACAGTGAGTTTCAGCGTCAAAGGAGAGAAGATTTTGGGAAAGCTTACCACCGATACTAA